The Eleutherodactylus coqui strain aEleCoq1 chromosome 6, aEleCoq1.hap1, whole genome shotgun sequence genome window below encodes:
- the SNX27 gene encoding sorting nexin-27 isoform X1, which translates to MAEEDGIHSSQRNGGGGPGFGPLGGPRVVRIVKSESGYGFNVRGQVSEGGQLRSINGELYAPLQHVSAVLPGGAADRAGIRKGDRILEVNGVNVEGATHKQVVDLIRAGEKELVLTVLSVPPHEADNLDPSDDSSGQSFYDYTEKQAVPISIPTYKHVEQNSEKFVVYNVYMAGRQLCSKRYREFAILNQNLKREFANFTFPRLPGKWPFSLSEQQLDARRRGLEEYLEKVCSIRVIGESDIMQEFLSESDENYNGVSDVELRVALPDKTTATVRVKKNSTTDQVFQALAAKIGMDAITANYFALFEVINHSFVRKLAPNEFPHKLYVQNYTSAVPGTCLTVRKWLFTTSEEALLKDNDLAVSYFFHQAVDDVKRGYIKAEDKAYQLQKLCEQRKMLMYLSMLRSCEGYNEIMFPHCSCDSRRKGHVVTAISIKHFKLLACTEEGQLENQVIAFEWDEMRRWDTDEEGMAFCFEYARGEKKPRWVKIFTPYFNYMHECFERVFCELKWRKEVEEEATDKDNKNCTNDSTCSKNIFQIVRLQHKDTST; encoded by the exons ATGGCGGAGGAGGACGGGATCCACTCTAGCCAACGGAATGGGGGCGGAGGCCCGGGCTTCGGGCCTCTTGGGGGTCCGCGGGTTGTAAGGATAGTCAAGTCCGAGTCCGGCTATGGCTTTAACGTGCGGGGCCAGGTGAGCGAGGGTGGCCAGTTGCGGAGCATCAACGGCGAGCTGTACGCCCCGCTGCAGCATGTCAGCGCCGTGTTACCCGGAGGAGCCGCGGACCGCGCCGGGATACGCAAGGGAGACCGCATCCTGGAAGT GAACGGTGTGAACGTGGAAGGGGCGACACACAAGCAGGTGGTGGACCTGATCCGGGCTGGAGAGAAGGAGCTGGTCCTCACCGTCCTGTCCGTCCCACCGCATGAAGCTGATAACCTGGACCCCAGCGATGACTCCTCGGGCCAGTCCTTCTACGACTACACAGAGAAACAGGCCGTTCCCATCTCCATCCCCACCTACAAGCACGTGGAGCAGAACTCGGAGAAGTTTGTG GTCTATAATGTCTACATGGCCGGCCGACAGCTCTGCTCCAAGAGATACCGCGAGTTCGCCATCCTGAACCAGAACTTGAAGCGAGAATTCGCCAACTTCACTTTTCCGCGGCTCCCAGGAAAATGGCCGTTCTCCTTATCAGAACAGCAGCTGGATGCCCGGCGGAGGGGCCTGGAGGAGTATCTGGAGAAAG TCTGCTCCATACGGGTGATCGGAGAGAGCGACATCATGCAGGAGTTCCTGTCGGAGTCTGATGAG AACTATAATGGCGTGTCCGATGTTGAGCTGCGAGTGGCGCTACCGGACAAGACCACCGCCACTGTACGAGTGAAGAAGAACAGTACAACAGACCAAGTGTTCCAG GCTCTTGCTGCCAAGATCGGGATGGACGCCATCACCGCCAACTACTTTGCGTTGTTTGAGGTCATTAACCATTCCTTCG TCAGGAAGTTGGCACCCAACGAGTTCCCACACAAGCTGTATGTACAGAACTACACGTCAGCAGTGCCCGGCACCTGCCTCACCGTACGCAAGTGGCTCTTCACCACGTCTGAAGAAGCGCTCTTGAAGGACAACGACTTGGCGGTCTCTTACTTCTTCCACCAG GCTGTGGACGACGTTAAGAGAGGTTACATCAAGGCGGAGGATAAGGCCTACCAGCTGCAGAAACTGTGTGAGCAGCGGAAGATGCTGATG TACCTGAGCATGTTACGGAGCTGTGAAGGCTACAACGAGATCATGTTCCCGCACTGTTCCTGCGACTCGCGAAGGAAAGGCCACGTGGTCACTGCAATCAGCATCAAACACTTCAAGCTACTGGCCTGTACAGAGGAggggcagctggag AATCAGGTTATTGCCTTTGAATGGGACGAGATGCGGCGGTGGGACACAGACGAGGAGGGCATGGCCTTCTGCTTCGAATACGCCCGTGGAGAGAAAAAACCTCGATGGGTGAAGATATTCACTCCTtat TTTAATTACATGCATGAATGCTTTGAGCGAGTCTTCTGTGAGCTGAAGTGGAGGAAAGAG GTGGAAGAGGAAGCCACAGACAAAGACAACAAGAACTGCACTAATGACAGTACGTGCAGCAAG AACATCTTTCAGATTGTACGATTGCAACACAAGGACACTAGCACCTAG
- the SNX27 gene encoding sorting nexin-27 isoform X2 yields the protein MAEEDGIHSSQRNGGGGPGFGPLGGPRVVRIVKSESGYGFNVRGQVSEGGQLRSINGELYAPLQHVSAVLPGGAADRAGIRKGDRILEVNGVNVEGATHKQVVDLIRAGEKELVLTVLSVPPHEADNLDPSDDSSGQSFYDYTEKQAVPISIPTYKHVEQNSEKFVVYNVYMAGRQLCSKRYREFAILNQNLKREFANFTFPRLPGKWPFSLSEQQLDARRRGLEEYLEKVCSIRVIGESDIMQEFLSESDENYNGVSDVELRVALPDKTTATVRVKKNSTTDQVFQALAAKIGMDAITANYFALFEVINHSFVRKLAPNEFPHKLYVQNYTSAVPGTCLTVRKWLFTTSEEALLKDNDLAVSYFFHQAVDDVKRGYIKAEDKAYQLQKLCEQRKMLMYLSMLRSCEGYNEIMFPHCSCDSRRKGHVVTAISIKHFKLLACTEEGQLENQVIAFEWDEMRRWDTDEEGMAFCFEYARGEKKPRWVKIFTPYFNYMHECFERVFCELKWRKEVEEEATDKDNKNCTNDKHLSDCTIATQGH from the exons ATGGCGGAGGAGGACGGGATCCACTCTAGCCAACGGAATGGGGGCGGAGGCCCGGGCTTCGGGCCTCTTGGGGGTCCGCGGGTTGTAAGGATAGTCAAGTCCGAGTCCGGCTATGGCTTTAACGTGCGGGGCCAGGTGAGCGAGGGTGGCCAGTTGCGGAGCATCAACGGCGAGCTGTACGCCCCGCTGCAGCATGTCAGCGCCGTGTTACCCGGAGGAGCCGCGGACCGCGCCGGGATACGCAAGGGAGACCGCATCCTGGAAGT GAACGGTGTGAACGTGGAAGGGGCGACACACAAGCAGGTGGTGGACCTGATCCGGGCTGGAGAGAAGGAGCTGGTCCTCACCGTCCTGTCCGTCCCACCGCATGAAGCTGATAACCTGGACCCCAGCGATGACTCCTCGGGCCAGTCCTTCTACGACTACACAGAGAAACAGGCCGTTCCCATCTCCATCCCCACCTACAAGCACGTGGAGCAGAACTCGGAGAAGTTTGTG GTCTATAATGTCTACATGGCCGGCCGACAGCTCTGCTCCAAGAGATACCGCGAGTTCGCCATCCTGAACCAGAACTTGAAGCGAGAATTCGCCAACTTCACTTTTCCGCGGCTCCCAGGAAAATGGCCGTTCTCCTTATCAGAACAGCAGCTGGATGCCCGGCGGAGGGGCCTGGAGGAGTATCTGGAGAAAG TCTGCTCCATACGGGTGATCGGAGAGAGCGACATCATGCAGGAGTTCCTGTCGGAGTCTGATGAG AACTATAATGGCGTGTCCGATGTTGAGCTGCGAGTGGCGCTACCGGACAAGACCACCGCCACTGTACGAGTGAAGAAGAACAGTACAACAGACCAAGTGTTCCAG GCTCTTGCTGCCAAGATCGGGATGGACGCCATCACCGCCAACTACTTTGCGTTGTTTGAGGTCATTAACCATTCCTTCG TCAGGAAGTTGGCACCCAACGAGTTCCCACACAAGCTGTATGTACAGAACTACACGTCAGCAGTGCCCGGCACCTGCCTCACCGTACGCAAGTGGCTCTTCACCACGTCTGAAGAAGCGCTCTTGAAGGACAACGACTTGGCGGTCTCTTACTTCTTCCACCAG GCTGTGGACGACGTTAAGAGAGGTTACATCAAGGCGGAGGATAAGGCCTACCAGCTGCAGAAACTGTGTGAGCAGCGGAAGATGCTGATG TACCTGAGCATGTTACGGAGCTGTGAAGGCTACAACGAGATCATGTTCCCGCACTGTTCCTGCGACTCGCGAAGGAAAGGCCACGTGGTCACTGCAATCAGCATCAAACACTTCAAGCTACTGGCCTGTACAGAGGAggggcagctggag AATCAGGTTATTGCCTTTGAATGGGACGAGATGCGGCGGTGGGACACAGACGAGGAGGGCATGGCCTTCTGCTTCGAATACGCCCGTGGAGAGAAAAAACCTCGATGGGTGAAGATATTCACTCCTtat TTTAATTACATGCATGAATGCTTTGAGCGAGTCTTCTGTGAGCTGAAGTGGAGGAAAGAG GTGGAAGAGGAAGCCACAGACAAAGACAACAAGAACTGCACTAATGACA AACATCTTTCAGATTGTACGATTGCAACACAAGGACACTAG